In Candidatus Hamiltonella defensa 5AT (Acyrthosiphon pisum), one genomic interval encodes:
- the rpsO gene encoding 30S ribosomal protein S15, which translates to MSLNAEQKAKVVLEHGSSAHDTGSTEVQVALLTLRINDLQKHFLEHKKDHHSRRGLLRMVSQRRKLLDYLKKRNISKYTDLIQSLGLRK; encoded by the coding sequence ATGTCTCTAAATGCTGAACAAAAAGCCAAAGTAGTGCTTGAGCATGGTAGTTCTGCTCATGATACAGGTTCTACTGAAGTTCAAGTTGCTCTGTTGACACTAAGAATTAATGATTTGCAAAAACATTTTTTAGAACATAAAAAAGATCATCATAGCCGCAGGGGTCTCTTGCGCATGGTCTCTCAGCGTCGTAAGTTGCTTGATTATTTAAAAAAACGAAATATATCCAAATATACAGATCTGATACAATCCTTAGGTCTACGTAAATAA
- a CDS encoding DEAD/DEAH family ATP-dependent RNA helicase, protein MTIELPISFSKLGLSPSILSALTDLGYEKPSPIQLECIPHLLNGSDVLGMAQTGSGKTAAFGLPLLQNIKPDIKAPQILVLAPTRELAVQVAQALTNFSKYMKGINVLALYGGQPYHVQLKALRQGPQIVVGTPGRLLDHLKRGTLNLSSLTGLVLDEADEMLRMGFIEDVENILAKIPAEHQTALFSATMPDAIRRITRRFMKEPKEVRIHSNVTTKPDINQSYWPVFGMRKNQALVRFLEVEDFDAAIIFVRTKNATLEVAEALEDSGYNSAALNGDMNQSLREQTLERLKDGRLDILIATDVAARGLDVDRISLVVNYDIPMDSESYVHRIGRTGRAGRAGRALLFVENRERRLLKNIERVIKQPIPEIQLPKAELLSQRRLEKFAATVRQHIESSDLEMYKTLLKKLRPEEPFDLEMIAAALLKMAQSERPLILPPDPVRSARRECHEREVRSTHRRRDYRDSSERPSYRERRDIGEMQLYRIEVGRNDGVEIRHIVGAIANEGDISSRYIGNISLFPSHSTIELPKEMHKNIVSHCTRTHILNKPINIKLLGDCPEERRERRPSSERRSTRSLSDQNRPYDAQHRRSFAGVAR, encoded by the coding sequence ATGACGATTGAGTTACCTATCTCTTTTTCTAAATTGGGGCTGTCCCCATCTATTCTTTCTGCTCTTACTGATTTAGGATACGAAAAACCTTCTCCTATCCAATTGGAATGCATTCCGCATCTGCTAAACGGTTCTGATGTGCTCGGAATGGCACAAACCGGAAGCGGAAAAACAGCGGCTTTTGGTTTACCTCTTTTACAGAATATTAAACCTGATATCAAAGCCCCTCAAATTCTGGTGTTAGCACCCACCCGTGAACTCGCTGTTCAAGTTGCTCAAGCATTAACCAATTTTTCCAAGTATATGAAAGGCATTAACGTATTAGCACTTTATGGGGGGCAACCGTATCACGTTCAATTAAAAGCTTTACGTCAAGGACCACAGATTGTGGTGGGTACCCCAGGGCGTTTATTAGATCACCTAAAACGAGGCACTTTGAATTTATCTTCGTTGACAGGTCTGGTATTGGATGAAGCTGATGAAATGCTGCGTATGGGATTTATAGAAGATGTGGAAAACATCCTGGCTAAAATCCCCGCCGAACATCAAACAGCACTTTTCTCTGCGACTATGCCAGACGCCATTCGCCGCATTACTCGCCGTTTCATGAAAGAGCCAAAAGAAGTTCGCATTCATTCTAATGTCACCACTAAACCTGATATCAATCAAAGTTACTGGCCTGTGTTTGGTATGCGTAAAAATCAAGCTTTAGTTCGTTTTTTAGAAGTAGAAGATTTTGATGCTGCTATTATTTTTGTACGAACAAAAAACGCTACACTGGAAGTCGCAGAAGCATTGGAAGACAGTGGTTATAACAGTGCGGCGTTAAACGGTGATATGAACCAATCTTTACGTGAACAAACTTTAGAGCGATTAAAAGATGGTCGTTTAGATATTTTAATTGCTACTGATGTAGCCGCAAGAGGCTTGGACGTTGATCGTATTAGTCTTGTTGTTAATTATGATATTCCCATGGATTCTGAGTCTTATGTTCACCGTATTGGTCGTACAGGAAGAGCCGGTAGGGCGGGGCGGGCCTTGTTATTTGTTGAAAATCGCGAGCGCCGTTTATTAAAAAATATTGAACGTGTTATAAAACAGCCTATTCCGGAGATTCAGTTACCCAAGGCAGAATTACTCAGCCAACGTCGATTAGAAAAATTTGCCGCTACAGTCAGACAACACATTGAAAGCAGTGATTTGGAAATGTATAAAACTTTGCTGAAAAAATTACGGCCAGAAGAACCATTTGATTTAGAAATGATTGCAGCCGCTTTGCTAAAAATGGCCCAGAGTGAGCGTCCGTTAATTTTACCGCCAGATCCTGTTCGTTCAGCGCGTCGCGAATGTCATGAAAGAGAGGTCCGTTCAACTCATCGCCGGCGTGATTATCGTGACTCGTCTGAACGCCCTTCTTACCGAGAACGACGCGATATTGGAGAAATGCAACTGTATCGTATCGAAGTGGGTCGTAATGATGGTGTAGAGATTCGTCACATAGTGGGGGCCATTGCAAATGAAGGTGATATCAGCAGCCGTTATATTGGCAACATCAGCTTGTTTCCCTCCCATTCGACCATCGAGCTGCCAAAAGAAATGCACAAAAACATTGTGTCTCATTGCACTCGTACACATATTCTCAATAAGCCTATCAATATTAAACTTTTAGGTGATTGTCCGGAGGAGCGACGGGAACGTCGCCCATCATCAGAGAGGCGATCAACTCGTTCACTCAGCGATCAAAATCGTCCGTATGATGCTCAGCATCGTCGTTCATTCGCAGGAGTGGCTCGTTAA
- the yrbN gene encoding protein YrbN yields MKIIPFFFDKLCRLAAIFNEAFLHDD; encoded by the coding sequence ATGAAAATCATTCCATTTTTTTTCGACAAGTTATGTAGACTGGCCGCCATTTTTAATGAGGCATTTTTACATGACGATTGA
- the rbfA gene encoding 30S ribosome-binding factor RbfA has translation MMKEFSRAQRVSHEIQKEIALILQREIKDPRVGMVTVSSVKMSRDLAYAKIFVTFLNDLTENMAPDHHHADGIKALQEASGYIRVLLGKAMCLRIVPHLTFIYDDSLIEGIRMYNLATHATKSDQKHQKTDSNIKNEI, from the coding sequence ATCATGAAAGAATTTAGTCGTGCTCAACGTGTTTCTCACGAGATACAAAAAGAAATTGCCCTCATCCTTCAACGTGAAATTAAAGATCCAAGAGTTGGAATGGTCACCGTTTCCAGCGTTAAAATGTCTCGTGACTTAGCCTATGCAAAAATTTTTGTGACGTTTCTCAATGATTTAACAGAAAATATGGCTCCTGATCATCATCATGCAGATGGGATTAAGGCTCTTCAGGAAGCTTCTGGCTATATCCGAGTATTATTGGGGAAAGCAATGTGCCTACGAATCGTGCCACACCTGACTTTTATTTATGATGACTCGTTAATCGAAGGCATACGTATGTATAACTTAGCCACTCATGCTACCAAGTCGGATCAAAAACATCAAAAAACTGACAGTAACATCAAAAATGAAATCTAA
- the truB gene encoding tRNA pseudouridine(55) synthase TruB — MKSKRRHSGRDVNGILLLDKPKNFSSNQVLQKVKSLFAARRAGHTGALDPLATGMLPICLGEATKFSPFLLNADKRYRVTAYLGHKTETSDAEGSVINKREITFTQPQLEEALEKFRGPILQIPSMYSALKHQGRPLYEYARQGVTLDREARRITVFDLQCLRWEGHELELEIHCSKGTYIRTIVDDLGEVLGCGAYVSDLRRLQVADYTHDSMVTLEKLEELTLKNNTLGSAIDLLLLPIESTALHLPEVNLESGAAACIKQGQPVSFFDNPTDTMVRLTEGGERHFIGIGIIDAHGRIAPKRLLRNVSDAL, encoded by the coding sequence ATGAAATCTAAACGCCGACACTCCGGTCGTGATGTTAATGGGATTTTATTATTAGATAAGCCCAAAAATTTTTCCTCAAATCAAGTTTTACAAAAAGTGAAATCTCTCTTTGCTGCCCGTCGTGCAGGGCATACAGGTGCATTAGACCCTTTAGCAACAGGCATGTTGCCGATTTGCCTCGGTGAGGCCACTAAATTTTCGCCATTTTTGCTTAATGCGGATAAACGCTATCGAGTGACTGCTTATCTGGGTCATAAAACAGAAACCTCTGATGCTGAAGGCAGCGTTATTAACAAACGAGAAATCACATTTACGCAACCTCAGTTAGAAGAAGCCCTGGAAAAATTTAGGGGGCCTATTTTACAAATACCTTCTATGTATTCTGCATTAAAACATCAAGGAAGACCTCTATATGAATATGCACGTCAAGGAGTGACATTAGATCGTGAAGCTCGGCGCATTACCGTATTTGATTTACAATGTCTTCGTTGGGAGGGGCATGAACTAGAACTTGAAATTCACTGTTCCAAGGGCACCTATATTAGAACAATAGTAGATGATTTAGGCGAAGTATTGGGCTGCGGTGCTTATGTCAGCGATCTTCGTCGTTTACAGGTAGCAGATTACACGCATGACTCCATGGTGACATTAGAAAAACTCGAAGAACTGACATTGAAAAATAATACTTTAGGCTCTGCAATAGATTTATTGCTATTGCCGATTGAGAGCACTGCTTTACACCTTCCAGAAGTTAACTTAGAATCTGGCGCTGCTGCTTGTATTAAACAAGGTCAGCCTGTTTCATTTTTTGACAATCCTACCGACACCATGGTACGCCTCACTGAAGGTGGTGAGCGTCATTTTATTGGTATTGGTATTATTGATGCTCATGGCCGAATCGCGCCAAAACGTTTATTAAGAAATGTTTCAGATGCTTTATAA
- the crr gene encoding PTS glucose transporter subunit IIA, with protein MGLIDKLKSWLSSDDKQLNRIIDIYSPISGEIIPIEQVPDVVFAEKIVGDGIAIKPTGSKIRAPIDGTIGKIFETNHAFSMQSDNGIELFVHFGIDTVELKGEGFKRIGKEGQYVQKGEVILEFDLPLLLNKAKSCLTPVVISNMDEMKEMIKLTGQVKAGETPILRIRK; from the coding sequence ATGGGGTTGATCGATAAATTAAAATCATGGCTTTCATCAGATGATAAACAATTAAATAGAATCATTGATATTTATTCTCCTATATCTGGGGAAATTATTCCAATTGAACAGGTCCCGGATGTTGTTTTTGCTGAAAAAATTGTAGGTGACGGTATTGCTATCAAACCTACAGGCAGCAAAATAAGAGCGCCGATTGACGGCACCATTGGAAAAATTTTTGAAACCAATCATGCTTTTTCTATGCAATCCGATAATGGTATTGAGCTTTTTGTTCATTTTGGTATTGATACTGTTGAGCTAAAAGGCGAAGGGTTTAAACGTATTGGAAAAGAAGGCCAGTATGTTCAAAAAGGAGAGGTGATTCTTGAATTTGATCTGCCGCTACTTTTAAATAAAGCGAAATCCTGTCTCACGCCTGTTGTAATTTCTAATATGGACGAAATGAAAGAGATGATAAAACTCACAGGTCAAGTCAAAGCAGGTGAAACGCCTATTCTTCGTATTAGAAAATAA
- the ptsH gene encoding phosphocarrier protein Hpr — protein sequence MFEQEVTIEAPNGLHTRPAAQFVKEAKQFKCDIKVISDGKSASAKSLFKLQTLGLAEGTSIVISAEGEDEKKAVEYLVKLLAELK from the coding sequence ATGTTTGAACAAGAAGTTACTATTGAAGCTCCGAATGGTTTACACACACGTCCAGCTGCCCAATTTGTTAAAGAAGCAAAACAATTTAAATGTGATATTAAAGTCATTTCAGACGGAAAAAGTGCCAGTGCCAAAAGCCTGTTTAAATTGCAAACTTTAGGTTTGGCTGAAGGTACTAGTATTGTTATATCAGCTGAGGGTGAAGACGAAAAAAAGGCGGTTGAATATTTAGTCAAATTACTGGCAGAACTTAAGTAA
- the ptsI gene encoding phosphoenolpyruvate-protein phosphotransferase PtsI, whose product MISGILVSEGIAFAKAYLLVENEITINSNHISPALIDFEIDRFISARTKSSEQLAAIRAKAKMTLGEEKAVIFDGHILLLEDEEFEKDVIHRIKNKNVSADSAVHFLIEAQAKELEELDDEYLKERAVDIRDIGKRLLKNMLGLPVTDLGSMTEEVILVAVDLTPSETAQLDLEKVLGFITDLGGRTSHTSIMARSLELPAIVGTKDATKQIKNGDNLILDGINNRVYVNPTQDIINKLMELKHQYMTEKEELVQLKNLPAVTHDGHQVEIFANIGTENDIPGAKNNGAEGIGLYRTEFLFMNRNDFPTEQEQFENYKAVAETMSPKPVIIRTMDIGGDKDLPYMNLPKEQNPFLGWRAIRISLDRKDILHTQLRAILRASAFGKLKIIFPMIISVEEIRILKSEIELLKEQLRGKKINFDEKIQIGIMVETPSAAINAHHLAKEVDFFSIGTNDLTQYTLAVDRGNELIAHIYNPMSPSVLNLIKRVIDASHSEGKWTGMCGEFAGDKSAACLLLGMGLDEFSMSAIAIPKIKGIIRKTKFSEAKKLAEEVLSQSTTEDIMHVLSRFSKTESK is encoded by the coding sequence ATGATTTCAGGTATTTTAGTGTCCGAGGGGATAGCTTTTGCTAAAGCCTATTTGCTAGTAGAAAATGAAATCACCATCAATTCGAATCATATTTCTCCAGCGCTGATCGATTTTGAAATCGATCGTTTCATAAGCGCTCGTACGAAATCTTCTGAACAACTTGCAGCCATAAGAGCGAAAGCAAAGATGACATTAGGCGAAGAAAAAGCCGTCATTTTTGACGGCCACATCCTGCTATTAGAAGATGAAGAATTTGAAAAAGATGTCATCCATCGCATTAAAAATAAAAATGTGTCTGCTGATTCTGCTGTTCATTTTTTGATTGAAGCTCAAGCTAAAGAGTTGGAAGAACTGGATGATGAATATCTGAAAGAGCGGGCTGTTGATATACGTGATATTGGCAAACGTCTTCTTAAAAATATGCTTGGCTTGCCTGTCACTGATCTGGGTAGCATGACGGAAGAGGTCATTTTAGTGGCTGTAGATTTAACCCCTTCTGAAACCGCACAACTTGATCTTGAAAAAGTGTTGGGGTTTATCACTGATTTGGGTGGCCGTACTTCTCATACTTCTATTATGGCTCGTTCACTTGAATTACCCGCTATTGTTGGCACTAAAGATGCCACAAAACAAATCAAAAATGGGGATAATTTAATTCTTGATGGTATTAATAACAGAGTTTATGTCAATCCCACTCAAGATATTATCAATAAGTTAATGGAGCTTAAACATCAATACATGACTGAAAAAGAAGAACTCGTTCAGTTAAAAAATTTACCCGCCGTGACTCACGATGGGCATCAAGTTGAAATTTTTGCCAATATTGGTACTGAAAATGATATCCCTGGTGCTAAAAATAATGGCGCAGAAGGCATTGGGCTGTATCGTACGGAATTCCTTTTTATGAATCGGAATGATTTTCCGACAGAACAGGAGCAATTTGAAAACTATAAAGCTGTCGCTGAAACCATGTCTCCAAAGCCTGTGATCATTCGGACCATGGATATCGGAGGTGATAAAGATTTACCCTATATGAACCTTCCAAAAGAGCAGAATCCTTTTCTTGGGTGGCGGGCGATTCGGATTAGCCTAGATCGTAAAGATATATTACATACCCAATTACGAGCTATTTTACGGGCTTCTGCTTTTGGGAAACTCAAAATCATTTTTCCGATGATTATTTCTGTTGAAGAAATACGCATACTCAAATCAGAAATAGAATTATTGAAAGAACAATTACGCGGCAAAAAAATTAATTTTGATGAAAAAATTCAAATAGGCATTATGGTAGAAACACCCTCTGCAGCTATTAATGCTCATCACCTTGCAAAAGAAGTGGATTTCTTTAGTATCGGCACAAATGATTTGACGCAATATACTTTAGCAGTTGATCGTGGAAATGAACTCATTGCCCATATTTATAATCCCATGTCTCCTTCTGTACTCAACTTAATAAAAAGGGTCATTGATGCTTCTCATTCAGAAGGCAAATGGACGGGCATGTGTGGTGAATTTGCAGGTGATAAAAGTGCGGCCTGTTTGCTACTCGGCATGGGGCTGGATGAATTTAGTATGAGTGCGATTGCAATCCCCAAAATAAAGGGGATTATTCGTAAAACAAAATTTTCAGAAGCAAAAAAACTCGCCGAAGAAGTACTGAGTCAATCAACCACCGAAGATATTATGCATGTGCTTAGCCGTTTCTCTAAAACGGAATCGAAATAA
- the pnp gene encoding polyribonucleotide nucleotidyltransferase — MFTPTICRFDYGQLKVTIETGMMARQATAAVMVIIEGTAVLVTVVAQKEAKPGQTFFPLSVHYQERSYAVGRIPSNFFRRETRPNEGETLTSRLIDRPIRPLFPKDFLNEVQVIATVVSVNPKVNPDIVAMIGASAVLSLSGIPFHEPIGAARVGFINGAYVLNPTPEELKQSDLNLVVAGTKNAVLMVESEANILTEEQMLGAIIFGHEQQQIVIESINDLVKKAGKLKWPFTPKIVDEKLRSCITEEDKKDLSNAYLITDKQERYAKLNEIKTNIIERILKENETVNAEQIQDILYNFEKNLVRQRILKDEPRIDGRDKDMIRALHACTGILPRTHGSALFTRGETQALVTTTLGTSRDLQTIDDLMGERSDSFLFHYNFPPYSVGETGMLGSPKRREIGHARLAKRALMAVMPNIEEFPYTVRVVSEITESNGSSSMASVCGASLALMDAGVPIKSAVAGIAMGLVKEEDKFVVLSDILGDEDHLGDMDFKVAGTSEGITALQMDMKIQGITPEIMQSALHHAKAARLHILSVMNQVISSASSTISQYAPHIYNIKINPEKIKDVIGKGGAVIRALSDETDTKIDISDDGNITIAALSQKSAAFAQQRIEEITANIEVGRIYQGTVTRIADYGAFVSIASAKEGLVHISQIAEGRVEKVTDHLKLKQQVSVKVLEIDRQGRIRLSIKDAIADTSEHKIEDTPVDSSFEESQKQ, encoded by the coding sequence TTGTTCACTCCGACTATCTGTAGATTTGATTACGGGCAGCTCAAAGTCACCATAGAAACGGGCATGATGGCCCGCCAGGCTACGGCCGCTGTAATGGTAATCATTGAAGGTACTGCCGTTTTGGTTACTGTCGTCGCCCAAAAAGAGGCCAAACCTGGACAAACATTTTTCCCTTTAAGCGTACATTATCAAGAACGTAGCTATGCTGTTGGCCGTATTCCCAGTAATTTTTTTCGACGTGAAACTCGCCCAAACGAAGGGGAAACTTTAACTTCTCGTTTAATTGATCGCCCTATCAGACCTCTATTTCCTAAAGATTTTTTAAATGAAGTACAGGTCATAGCGACTGTCGTTTCTGTGAATCCGAAGGTGAATCCAGATATCGTTGCCATGATAGGCGCCTCTGCTGTATTAAGCTTATCCGGTATCCCATTTCATGAGCCTATAGGCGCTGCCCGGGTTGGATTTATCAATGGTGCTTATGTGCTTAATCCCACTCCTGAAGAGTTAAAACAAAGTGATTTAAATTTAGTGGTTGCCGGTACAAAAAACGCAGTCTTAATGGTTGAATCAGAAGCCAATATTTTAACTGAAGAGCAAATGTTAGGCGCTATTATTTTTGGTCATGAGCAGCAGCAGATCGTCATTGAAAGCATCAATGATCTGGTGAAAAAGGCAGGTAAATTAAAATGGCCTTTTACACCTAAAATTGTGGATGAAAAATTGAGATCCTGTATTACAGAAGAAGATAAAAAAGATTTAAGCAACGCTTATCTTATTACCGATAAACAAGAACGTTACGCTAAATTGAATGAGATAAAAACAAATATTATTGAAAGGATTTTAAAAGAAAACGAAACTGTAAATGCGGAGCAAATTCAAGATATTCTTTACAATTTTGAGAAAAATCTCGTGCGGCAACGTATCTTAAAAGACGAGCCTCGTATTGATGGTCGTGATAAGGATATGATTCGGGCTTTACACGCTTGTACAGGTATTTTACCCCGTACACACGGGTCGGCATTATTTACTCGTGGTGAAACTCAAGCATTGGTCACAACGACTTTGGGTACCTCGCGTGATCTTCAAACAATAGATGATCTGATGGGCGAACGCTCAGATTCTTTTCTATTTCATTATAATTTCCCGCCTTATTCTGTGGGAGAAACAGGCATGCTTGGCTCACCTAAACGACGTGAAATCGGTCATGCTCGTTTAGCAAAAAGAGCATTGATGGCTGTGATGCCGAATATAGAAGAGTTTCCTTACACTGTTCGGGTGGTTTCAGAAATTACAGAATCGAACGGTTCTTCTTCGATGGCCTCGGTCTGTGGTGCTTCTCTTGCCCTTATGGATGCAGGTGTGCCTATCAAATCTGCCGTTGCAGGTATAGCCATGGGGCTCGTCAAAGAAGAGGATAAATTTGTCGTGTTATCTGATATTTTAGGCGATGAAGATCATCTCGGTGATATGGATTTTAAAGTAGCAGGGACTTCTGAAGGCATTACTGCATTGCAAATGGATATGAAAATTCAAGGTATTACACCTGAAATTATGCAATCTGCTTTGCATCACGCAAAAGCGGCACGTTTACATATTTTGAGTGTGATGAATCAGGTCATTAGTTCAGCGAGTTCTACCATCTCTCAGTATGCCCCTCATATCTACAATATAAAAATCAATCCTGAAAAAATTAAAGATGTTATCGGTAAAGGGGGAGCGGTGATCCGTGCGCTATCTGATGAAACGGATACCAAGATTGACATTTCAGATGATGGCAATATTACTATTGCTGCGTTAAGTCAAAAAAGTGCTGCCTTTGCTCAACAACGCATCGAAGAAATTACAGCCAATATTGAAGTGGGGCGCATTTATCAAGGAACGGTAACCCGGATTGCAGATTATGGTGCTTTTGTTTCGATTGCCTCTGCTAAAGAAGGGTTGGTTCATATTTCGCAGATCGCTGAAGGTAGGGTAGAAAAAGTAACAGATCATTTAAAATTAAAGCAACAGGTATCAGTCAAAGTTTTAGAGATTGATCGCCAAGGCCGTATTCGTTTAAGCATCAAAGATGCTATAGCGGATACTTCTGAACATAAAATAGAAGATACTCCTGTTGATTCCTCTTTCGAAGAATCGCAGAAACAGTAA
- the tolC gene encoding outer membrane channel protein TolC, with protein sequence MKKKRHFFLIGLNLLCFSSLSEAENLLQVYQQAKSSNPDLRSAAAERDIAYEKINESRSSLLPQIGLSGLYGYQEGLRSNTNLKSNKATASLQLRQTLFNMSKWREMTSNQKSAGIQEVDFQVKEQKLLLSTATAYFNVLRTIDILSFTESRKTAIYRKLDETTQRLNVGLVAITDVQNARADYDMILADEVKARNELDNALEALREISGGDYASLSTVNVDRLKVSRPEPVNQLVKEAEQKNLELLVARLSQDFARHQIKLAQAGHMPTLNLNASSEFSNIYKRKGPSSEKSYNGENSVSINLDIPLYQGGFTHSKVEQAQHNFVRLSEKLVSKKREVFKNLRSSFNNISAAISGINAYQQAVVSAKSSLNSMEAGYNVGTRTILDVLKSTYELYDAKQKLSNARYDYLINTLNIKYSLGTLNESDLASINNLLEKSVSTSATTLAPEVSTLTKKRKF encoded by the coding sequence ATGAAAAAAAAGCGTCATTTTTTTTTAATTGGATTAAATTTGCTGTGCTTTAGTTCACTCAGTGAAGCTGAAAATTTGCTACAGGTTTATCAGCAAGCAAAAAGCAGTAATCCTGATTTACGTAGTGCAGCAGCAGAACGAGATATAGCATATGAAAAAATCAATGAATCACGTAGTTCCCTGTTGCCTCAGATAGGTTTAAGTGGTCTTTATGGTTATCAGGAAGGCTTGAGAAGTAACACAAATTTGAAATCTAACAAAGCGACCGCTTCATTACAATTAAGACAAACTCTTTTTAATATGTCGAAATGGCGAGAAATGACGTCTAATCAAAAATCAGCGGGTATCCAAGAGGTTGATTTTCAGGTCAAAGAGCAAAAATTATTGCTGAGCACCGCAACGGCTTATTTTAACGTATTGAGAACTATTGATATCTTGTCCTTTACCGAGTCAAGAAAAACAGCGATTTATCGGAAATTAGATGAAACAACACAACGATTGAACGTTGGATTGGTCGCAATCACAGATGTGCAAAACGCCCGTGCTGATTATGACATGATTTTAGCTGATGAGGTGAAAGCTCGTAATGAGCTTGATAATGCTTTGGAAGCATTGCGTGAAATCAGTGGGGGTGATTATGCTTCCTTGAGCACTGTTAATGTAGATCGCCTTAAGGTTTCTCGCCCCGAGCCCGTTAACCAGCTCGTTAAAGAAGCAGAACAAAAAAACCTGGAATTACTGGTTGCCCGTCTATCTCAAGATTTCGCGCGTCATCAAATTAAATTGGCACAAGCGGGTCATATGCCAACCCTGAATTTAAATGCTTCCAGTGAATTCAGCAACATCTATAAAAGGAAAGGGCCTTCGAGTGAAAAGAGTTATAACGGGGAAAATAGCGTGAGTATTAATTTAGATATTCCACTGTATCAAGGAGGGTTTACCCATTCTAAAGTTGAGCAAGCTCAACATAATTTTGTCAGACTCAGTGAAAAATTGGTCAGTAAAAAGCGAGAAGTGTTTAAAAACCTTCGCTCTTCGTTTAATAATATTTCGGCTGCCATCAGTGGTATTAATGCTTATCAACAAGCTGTTGTTTCTGCAAAAAGTTCATTAAATTCGATGGAAGCCGGTTATAATGTCGGGACGCGTACTATTCTTGATGTATTAAAATCGACCTATGAGCTTTATGACGCTAAGCAAAAGCTTTCTAATGCACGTTATGATTATTTGATTAATACATTAAACATAAAATATAGTTTGGGTACTTTAAACGAGTCAGATTTAGCCTCAATTAATAACCTGTTAGAAAAATCTGTTTCTACCTCTGCGACTACATTGGCTCCTGAAGTTTCAACATTAACGAAGAAAAGAAAATTTTAG